One region of Flavobacterium pisciphilum genomic DNA includes:
- a CDS encoding DNA topoisomerase 3, producing MKVCIAEKPSVAREIASVLGANTKHDGYYEGNGYAVTYTFGHLCTLKEPNDYKPHWKSWDLNNLPMLPEKFETKVVQNSGIQKQFKIIKTLFDKAELVINCGDAGQEGELIQRWVMNEAQYKGEVQRLWISSLTTEAIKEGFENLKPSANYDNLYYAGFSRAIGDWLLGMNATRLYTVKHGGYKQVLSIGRVQTPTLAMVVDRFKEIENFKPQPYWELQTLYRETLFSYEEGRFLKKEDGELLANKVKESDFEIVSIDKKNGNEYAPKLFDLTGLQVYCNTKFGFSADETLKIVQTLYEQKVVTYPRVDTTFLPNDIYPKVPGILQNLTNYAALTQPLLEKKIKKSPKVFNDKKVTDHHAIIPTGIQSNLQYNQQQVYDIITKRFIAVFYDDCLVANTTVIGKAADVSFKTTGKVILKKGFRVVFEDPNAKEKEADLLPDFVVGEKGPHEPSFLEKETKPPNQFTEATLLRAMETAGKQVDDEDLRELMKENGIGRPSTRANIIETLFKRQYIVRNKKQVLPTPTGIQLIETIQNELIKSAELTGSWEKQLKDIEKGTFTAGSFIINMKRMVEALVYEVRSETRHANISHAGSVQKQVAIVEKKKAAGILAEACPKCKKSTLIKGKSAYGCGNYKAGCDFLLPYVFEGKKLSENQYLRLLQKGSTVNLKDFKTDAGTVEGLIRFEENYKLKLEPKKTSPKAIKETSDTLICPKCKKGTVMKGKTAYGCGNYKLGCDFKVTFDMVREKLKDQKPTKELVYSILNESV from the coding sequence ATGAAGGTCTGTATTGCCGAGAAACCAAGTGTAGCACGAGAAATCGCATCCGTTTTAGGAGCCAATACCAAACACGATGGGTATTATGAAGGCAACGGTTATGCTGTGACCTATACTTTCGGGCATTTATGCACCTTAAAAGAACCTAATGATTACAAACCCCATTGGAAAAGTTGGGATTTGAACAATCTACCCATGCTACCAGAAAAATTTGAAACCAAAGTGGTGCAAAATTCTGGTATTCAGAAGCAATTTAAAATCATAAAAACCTTATTTGATAAAGCTGAACTAGTCATAAACTGTGGGGATGCTGGACAAGAAGGAGAGCTCATTCAACGTTGGGTTATGAATGAAGCCCAATACAAAGGCGAAGTACAACGTTTATGGATTTCATCCCTAACAACTGAAGCCATAAAAGAAGGCTTTGAAAACCTAAAGCCATCTGCCAATTACGATAATTTATACTATGCCGGTTTCTCTAGAGCCATTGGTGACTGGTTGCTTGGTATGAATGCCACTCGTTTGTATACTGTAAAACATGGTGGCTACAAACAAGTGCTATCTATTGGTCGGGTGCAAACACCAACATTGGCTATGGTGGTGGATCGATTTAAAGAAATTGAAAACTTTAAACCCCAACCCTACTGGGAATTACAAACATTATACAGAGAAACACTTTTTAGCTACGAAGAAGGCCGCTTCTTAAAGAAAGAAGATGGTGAACTTTTGGCTAATAAAGTCAAAGAGAGTGATTTTGAAATTGTTTCAATCGATAAAAAGAATGGTAATGAATATGCTCCTAAGCTCTTTGATTTAACGGGCTTACAAGTATATTGCAATACAAAGTTTGGATTTTCGGCAGATGAAACGCTTAAAATTGTCCAAACCTTATACGAACAAAAAGTAGTTACCTACCCTAGAGTTGATACCACTTTCTTACCCAACGATATCTATCCAAAAGTGCCTGGTATTTTGCAAAATTTAACCAATTATGCAGCATTAACCCAACCGCTTTTAGAGAAAAAGATTAAAAAATCACCTAAAGTTTTCAACGATAAAAAGGTAACGGATCACCACGCGATTATTCCAACAGGGATACAATCTAACTTACAGTACAATCAGCAACAGGTGTATGACATTATTACTAAGCGTTTTATTGCTGTATTTTATGATGATTGTTTGGTAGCCAATACCACGGTTATTGGAAAAGCAGCCGATGTAAGTTTTAAAACTACAGGGAAAGTAATCCTGAAAAAGGGATTTCGTGTTGTTTTTGAAGACCCAAATGCTAAAGAAAAAGAAGCTGATCTATTACCCGATTTTGTAGTGGGAGAAAAAGGTCCGCATGAACCTTCGTTTTTAGAAAAAGAAACCAAACCACCCAATCAATTTACTGAGGCAACCTTACTTCGTGCTATGGAGACAGCAGGTAAACAAGTAGATGACGAGGATTTACGAGAACTAATGAAAGAAAATGGTATCGGTCGTCCATCAACACGAGCAAATATCATTGAAACTCTTTTTAAGCGTCAGTACATCGTTCGAAATAAAAAACAAGTATTACCAACTCCAACTGGAATTCAGCTTATTGAGACCATTCAAAATGAATTAATAAAGTCGGCAGAACTTACCGGTTCTTGGGAGAAGCAGTTGAAGGATATTGAAAAAGGTACTTTTACCGCTGGTTCTTTTATTATCAACATGAAACGTATGGTTGAAGCCTTGGTATATGAAGTACGAAGCGAAACCAGACACGCTAATATTTCGCACGCGGGCAGCGTTCAGAAACAAGTAGCTATAGTTGAGAAAAAGAAAGCCGCAGGAATTTTGGCAGAAGCCTGTCCGAAATGTAAAAAATCTACCCTTATAAAAGGAAAATCTGCTTATGGCTGTGGCAATTACAAAGCTGGATGCGATTTTCTATTGCCTTATGTTTTTGAGGGAAAAAAATTATCAGAAAACCAATACCTGCGATTACTTCAAAAAGGATCTACAGTAAATTTAAAAGATTTTAAAACTGATGCAGGCACAGTGGAGGGATTAATTCGCTTTGAAGAAAATTACAAGCTCAAACTAGAACCTAAAAAAACAAGCCCGAAAGCCATAAAAGAAACATCGGATACATTAATATGCCCTAAATGTAAAAAGGGAACAGTTATGAAAGGAAAAACTGCCTATGGTTGTGGTAATTACAAATTAGGATGCGATTTTAAAGTGACTTTTGATATGGTTAGAGAAAAACTAAAAGATCAAAAACCTACCAAAGAACTCGTGTATTCTATTTTAAATGAAAGTGTTTAA
- a CDS encoding acyltransferase family protein produces the protein MTKIDTEVLKTKQHFEILDGLRGVAALAIVLFHFMEIVYEPSKNFIAHGFLAVDFFFCLSGFVIAYAYHDRIDKMGITEFFKSRLIRLHPLVIFGSILGFVAFLFDPFSSHPEAYETGTLILIFLCSLLMIPFPVMPDRYFNIFGLNAPAWSLFWEYVANILYVLFLHKLSRRSLFLLTLVAAAGICFISNRAGGSLMGGWSGATFWDGCARISYSFLAGMLIYRSNWIIKSKISFLGLSVLLLLAFVTPFSDWNWLTEPLIVLLYFPLLVALGAGATLKQGFKKLCVFSGKISYPLYMTHYAVMWIFANYYTTYKPDTTQLVFIMAIGTILLVGVAYLTMIFCDIPIRKYLTNRRKKA, from the coding sequence ATGACAAAAATAGATACCGAGGTTTTAAAGACAAAACAACATTTTGAAATTTTAGATGGCTTAAGAGGAGTAGCCGCATTGGCAATTGTACTTTTTCATTTTATGGAAATAGTTTATGAGCCAAGTAAAAATTTCATTGCTCATGGTTTTTTAGCAGTTGACTTTTTCTTTTGCCTATCAGGTTTTGTTATTGCTTATGCCTACCATGATCGTATTGATAAAATGGGAATTACTGAGTTCTTTAAATCAAGGCTTATCAGATTGCATCCTTTGGTTATTTTTGGTTCAATATTGGGTTTTGTAGCTTTTCTTTTTGATCCCTTTTCTAGTCATCCTGAAGCCTACGAAACAGGCACATTGATTTTGATATTTTTGTGTTCGCTACTTATGATTCCATTTCCAGTAATGCCAGATCGTTACTTTAATATATTTGGTTTAAATGCACCTGCTTGGTCATTGTTCTGGGAGTATGTTGCCAATATTCTTTATGTACTTTTCCTTCATAAATTAAGCCGTCGCAGTCTTTTTTTGCTAACTCTTGTAGCGGCAGCTGGAATTTGTTTTATCAGTAACCGTGCGGGTGGTTCTTTAATGGGCGGATGGAGCGGAGCCACTTTTTGGGATGGTTGTGCTCGTATTTCGTATTCCTTTTTAGCAGGAATGTTGATTTATCGTTCTAATTGGATTATTAAATCAAAAATAAGTTTCCTTGGTTTGTCTGTACTACTACTGTTAGCTTTTGTAACTCCCTTTTCTGATTGGAATTGGCTTACTGAACCCTTAATCGTATTGTTATATTTCCCATTATTGGTTGCATTAGGAGCGGGGGCTACATTAAAACAGGGATTCAAAAAGTTGTGTGTCTTCTCAGGAAAAATATCATATCCTTTATACATGACTCATTATGCAGTGATGTGGATATTTGCAAATTATTATACGACTTATAAACCAGATACTACCCAACTCGTTTTTATTATGGCTATAGGAACAATTCTTCTAGTTGGCGTTGCATATTTAACAATGATTTTTTGTGATATACCCATTCGAAAATACCTAACAAACAGAAGAAAAAAGGCTTAA
- a CDS encoding TonB-dependent receptor, which yields MKYLNQQIPQFIVVTFLLLFFSTNIFAQQSFGSLKGIVTTSDGQAASDVSVILKNTKYSTTTNEYGAFEFNRVKPNDYTLQISLNGYETLEQQVSVSEKNTTALELQLTVSNKQLKEVIVTSNRGKAFPKQSNYVSRMPLKNIENPQVYNVVSADLLKEQAITNYEDAMKNVPGIQKIWESTGRGGDGGSYYSLRGFETQANIVNGLPGLSNGSLDPANIERIEVIKGPSGTLFGSSLISYGGLINTVTKKPYTGFGAEVSYLAGSFGLNRVTADVNTTVDEADDVAIRINAAYQTENSFQDAGFRTSFFVAPVLSYKVNEKLSFLINTEFMQEEKTTPSMLFLGRNSPVQYANMSDLNYNTKLSFYSNDLAIKNPKYNLQGQMNYKISDQWTSQTALSRGSTRANGYYSYIYDNENGQRDFSILITREQSQTITTDFQQNFIGDFKIGNMRNRLVVGVDYFAKNTIYNGSGWGWVYNVNAQGDKNYIDPATGLVVPGDPAKERVLTQSSIDNILSTTGVKDNNIKDATYSVYASDVINITPKLIAMASLRLDYFDTEGNIKTDADDYTQTALSPKFGLLYQPIEDKLALFANYMNGFKNVGPVQTANPDGSDPTSKSFKPEHANQVEFGIKANLLGDKLNATISYYDIKVADLVTADPSNIHNSLQGGEAQSRGFEFDLNANPIKGLNIIAGYSYNDSKIVKGDESNVWLETGKRPIWSGPENLINLWATYKFDYGSLEGFGLGFGGNYASDNITLDSKVTGKFVIPSYTVINGSVFYGGNKFRVALNINNIANKEYFNGGWSTINPQKPRNVVASFTYKF from the coding sequence ATGAAATATTTAAATCAACAAATACCACAATTTATTGTTGTTACATTTCTACTTCTATTTTTTTCAACTAATATATTTGCTCAGCAAAGTTTTGGAAGTTTAAAAGGAATTGTAACCACTTCTGACGGTCAAGCTGCATCTGATGTAAGCGTAATTTTAAAAAATACCAAATACTCAACAACCACTAACGAATATGGCGCGTTTGAATTTAATAGAGTAAAACCAAACGATTATACGCTACAAATTTCTCTAAATGGATACGAAACATTAGAACAACAGGTAAGTGTATCCGAAAAAAACACGACTGCCTTAGAACTACAATTAACTGTATCCAACAAACAATTAAAAGAGGTAATTGTAACCAGCAATAGAGGAAAAGCATTTCCAAAGCAAAGTAATTATGTTTCTAGAATGCCACTTAAAAACATCGAAAACCCACAAGTATATAATGTAGTTTCGGCAGATTTATTAAAAGAGCAAGCTATTACAAATTATGAAGATGCGATGAAAAACGTACCTGGAATTCAAAAAATATGGGAATCTACAGGTCGTGGTGGCGACGGAGGATCCTATTATTCTTTGCGTGGTTTTGAAACTCAAGCAAATATTGTAAACGGATTGCCCGGTTTATCAAACGGAAGTTTAGATCCTGCAAATATTGAAAGAATCGAGGTTATTAAAGGACCATCAGGAACTTTATTTGGAAGTAGCTTAATTAGTTACGGTGGACTTATCAATACCGTTACCAAAAAACCCTATACAGGTTTTGGTGCAGAGGTATCGTATCTTGCTGGTAGTTTTGGTCTTAATAGAGTTACAGCCGATGTAAACACTACTGTAGATGAGGCAGACGATGTTGCGATTAGAATTAATGCAGCTTATCAAACAGAAAATAGTTTTCAAGATGCTGGTTTCCGTACTTCGTTTTTTGTAGCTCCTGTCCTATCGTATAAAGTAAACGAAAAGTTATCTTTCCTTATTAATACCGAGTTCATGCAGGAAGAAAAAACAACTCCTTCGATGTTATTCTTAGGGAGAAATTCACCAGTTCAGTACGCTAATATGAGTGATTTAAATTACAACACAAAACTCTCATTTTATAGTAATGATCTAGCTATTAAAAATCCGAAATATAATTTACAAGGTCAGATGAATTATAAAATTTCAGATCAATGGACTTCACAAACAGCACTTTCAAGAGGTTCAACAAGAGCTAACGGATATTACTCGTATATCTATGATAACGAAAATGGTCAACGTGATTTTAGCATACTCATTACTAGAGAGCAATCTCAAACAATAACAACAGATTTTCAACAGAATTTCATAGGTGATTTCAAGATTGGAAACATGCGTAACCGCCTAGTAGTTGGAGTAGACTATTTTGCTAAAAATACTATTTACAATGGTTCAGGTTGGGGCTGGGTTTACAATGTTAATGCACAAGGAGACAAAAATTATATAGATCCTGCAACTGGACTTGTAGTGCCTGGTGATCCTGCCAAAGAACGTGTACTGACTCAAAGTTCAATAGATAATATACTATCTACAACTGGAGTGAAAGACAATAATATCAAGGACGCAACGTATAGTGTGTATGCTTCTGATGTCATTAATATTACACCCAAATTAATTGCAATGGCAAGTTTACGTCTGGATTATTTTGATACCGAAGGTAACATCAAAACTGATGCTGATGATTATACCCAAACTGCTCTATCTCCAAAATTTGGTTTATTGTACCAACCGATAGAAGATAAACTAGCTTTGTTTGCAAACTATATGAACGGTTTTAAAAATGTAGGACCGGTACAAACTGCTAACCCAGACGGAAGTGATCCAACAAGCAAATCTTTTAAACCAGAACATGCTAATCAAGTGGAGTTTGGGATTAAAGCCAATCTTCTGGGCGATAAACTAAACGCAACTATAAGTTATTACGATATAAAAGTAGCAGATCTTGTTACTGCCGATCCAAGCAATATTCATAATAGCTTGCAAGGTGGTGAGGCGCAAAGTAGAGGTTTTGAATTTGATTTGAATGCCAATCCAATTAAAGGCTTAAACATTATTGCTGGTTACAGTTACAATGACAGTAAGATTGTAAAAGGTGATGAATCTAATGTTTGGTTAGAAACAGGAAAAAGACCAATCTGGTCAGGACCTGAGAATTTAATCAATCTTTGGGCTACTTACAAATTCGATTATGGTAGTCTTGAAGGTTTCGGTTTAGGATTTGGTGGAAATTATGCTAGCGATAATATTACATTAGACAGTAAAGTAACTGGGAAATTTGTGATTCCATCATATACTGTAATAAATGGTTCTGTTTTTTATGGCGGAAATAAGTTTAGAGTAGCTTTAAACATCAACAATATTGCAAACAAAGAATATTTTAATGGTGGATGGTCTACAATAAATCCTCAGAAACCAAGAAATGTTGTGGCTAGTTTTACTTATAAATTCTAG
- a CDS encoding DUF4280 domain-containing protein produces MEKISDWLDNFLMGGDENKSVNFESIEEKIPVEKHLEERKLQIAEIRKKREEKEEAENGLKFVIDGAKIKCNLCTVPDGDLKVNYDTPTIQDKRVATVVEKDMTSLLFKGNCKKSPLSASPCASVMKLGDWKDVGTVYFQNEFPLLLKSTIKCEYGGVDITITDCAQRNEITNLDTIGVPVPSLEIIYVNGHFYNINGTFEGKVNEAENSGSIEDVYICTGKSMQKNSDAKEIMTYNGIKLLKENDENIPHEKFINNSYLIWHEASLTGNIETAFWIAHTVNNALHSKYKRGKNSFNKLFKTGYSSVKESDKIKTISITSNTKNHCFARSAMISVLKGDKDPTSISYFWDGLDLFTRSGELDHPKFKQYKSVTIVKSHLDLAIEFWSIDSNRAKVNKNAKLNSVFSKEEYTLKDVTDGSIINENGVFSGARANSQNNNKVHERLKSTGFKSGTMFWTTF; encoded by the coding sequence ATGGAGAAGATAAGTGATTGGCTAGACAATTTTTTAATGGGAGGGGATGAGAATAAATCCGTTAATTTTGAATCAATAGAAGAAAAAATCCCTGTTGAAAAACATCTTGAAGAAAGGAAATTGCAAATTGCCGAAATTCGAAAAAAGCGAGAGGAAAAAGAAGAGGCGGAGAATGGGTTAAAATTTGTTATTGATGGTGCCAAAATAAAATGTAATTTGTGTACTGTTCCCGATGGTGATCTAAAAGTAAATTACGATACGCCAACTATTCAAGACAAACGAGTAGCTACGGTGGTCGAGAAAGACATGACAAGCTTACTCTTTAAAGGGAATTGTAAAAAAAGCCCTCTGAGTGCGAGTCCTTGCGCTTCAGTAATGAAACTTGGAGATTGGAAAGACGTGGGAACGGTATATTTTCAGAATGAATTTCCGTTGCTTTTAAAAAGTACTATAAAATGCGAGTACGGAGGTGTTGACATTACAATTACTGATTGTGCACAACGTAATGAGATTACAAACTTAGATACCATAGGTGTGCCAGTGCCTAGTTTAGAAATAATATATGTAAATGGGCATTTTTATAATATAAACGGCACTTTTGAAGGAAAAGTAAATGAAGCTGAAAATTCAGGAAGTATTGAAGATGTATATATTTGTACAGGAAAATCTATGCAAAAAAATAGTGATGCAAAAGAGATTATGACTTATAATGGCATAAAGTTACTAAAAGAGAATGATGAGAATATACCCCATGAAAAGTTTATAAATAATTCATATCTCATTTGGCATGAAGCTTCTTTAACAGGAAATATTGAAACTGCTTTTTGGATAGCACATACAGTGAATAATGCATTACACTCAAAATATAAAAGAGGGAAAAATTCATTCAATAAATTATTTAAAACAGGATATTCTTCTGTAAAAGAATCAGATAAAATCAAAACCATTTCTATAACATCGAATACCAAAAATCATTGTTTTGCTCGTTCAGCAATGATAAGTGTTTTAAAAGGCGATAAAGATCCTACAAGCATTTCTTATTTTTGGGATGGATTAGATTTATTTACAAGAAGTGGAGAGTTAGATCATCCCAAGTTTAAACAATATAAAAGTGTCACAATTGTAAAAAGTCATCTTGATTTGGCAATCGAATTTTGGAGTATTGATTCAAATAGGGCAAAAGTTAATAAAAATGCTAAACTTAATTCTGTTTTTTCGAAAGAAGAATATACTCTTAAAGACGTAACTGATGGTTCGATTATAAATGAAAATGGTGTTTTTTCTGGAGCTAGAGCTAATTCTCAGAACAATAATAAAGTTCATGAAAGGTTGAAGTCAACTGGTTTTAAATCAGGAACAATGTTTTGGACAACTTTTTAA
- a CDS encoding DUF6265 family protein → MFQKITLLLLLLAIVSCKNAESPEKDKIKAADWLIGKWENVSPQGTLTETWSKVNDSTFQGSSYFIKGKDTIHFESIKLQQKGEVLTYNATVKGQNNDEAVAFELTNSTEKALIFENPKHDYPQKISYTKDANNSLTAEISGTQLGKPSSEKYHMVKK, encoded by the coding sequence ATGTTTCAAAAAATTACTCTTTTACTTCTTTTGTTAGCTATTGTTTCTTGCAAAAATGCTGAGTCTCCTGAGAAAGACAAAATAAAGGCTGCCGATTGGCTTATTGGAAAATGGGAAAATGTTTCACCACAAGGAACCTTGACTGAAACTTGGAGTAAAGTAAACGATAGTACTTTTCAAGGAAGCTCTTATTTTATAAAAGGAAAAGACACCATCCATTTTGAATCTATCAAACTACAACAAAAAGGAGAAGTTTTAACTTATAACGCCACTGTAAAAGGGCAAAACAATGATGAAGCTGTTGCTTTTGAACTAACGAATTCAACAGAAAAAGCATTGATTTTTGAAAATCCAAAACACGATTATCCTCAAAAAATTAGCTATACAAAAGATGCTAATAACTCTTTAACTGCTGAAATTTCTGGTACTCAATTAGGAAAACCGAGTTCTGAGAAATATCATATGGTTAAAAAATAG